Proteins from one Pseudomonas sp. KBS0710 genomic window:
- the gatB gene encoding Asp-tRNA(Asn)/Glu-tRNA(Gln) amidotransferase subunit GatB, translating to MQWEVVIGLEIHTQLATQSKIFSGSATTFGSEPNTQASLVDLGMPGVLPVLNEEAVRMAVMFGLAIDAEIGQHNVFARKNYFYPDLPKGYQISQMELPIVGKGYLDIPLEDGTIKRVGVIRAHLEEDAGKSLHEEFNGTTGIDLNRAGTPLLEIVSEPDMRSAKEAVAYVKTIHALVRYLGICDGNMAEGSLRCDCNVSVRPKGQAEYGTRCEIKNVNSFRFIEKAINTEVRRQIELIEDGGKVIQQTRLYDPNKDETRAMRSKEEANDYRYFPDPDLLPVIIEDSFLNDVRATLPELPPQKRERFQAQFGLSVYDASVLASSREQANYFEKVVSIAGDAKLAANWVMVELGSLLNKQGLEIDEAPVTAEQLGGMLLRIKDNTISGKIAKTVFEAMAAGEGSADDIIEKRGLKQVTDSGAISAVLDEMLAANAEQVEQYRAADEAKRGKMFGFFVGQAMKASKGKANPQQVNELLKSKLEG from the coding sequence ATGCAATGGGAAGTTGTGATCGGGCTGGAGATTCATACCCAGCTCGCCACCCAATCGAAGATTTTCTCCGGTAGCGCCACCACGTTCGGCTCCGAGCCCAACACCCAGGCCAGCCTGGTTGACCTGGGCATGCCCGGCGTACTGCCGGTGCTGAACGAGGAAGCGGTGCGCATGGCGGTGATGTTCGGCCTGGCGATTGACGCCGAGATCGGCCAGCACAACGTGTTCGCGCGCAAAAACTACTTCTACCCGGACCTGCCCAAGGGCTACCAGATCAGCCAGATGGAATTGCCGATCGTCGGCAAGGGCTACCTGGACATCCCGCTGGAAGACGGCACCATCAAGCGTGTTGGCGTGATCCGTGCACACCTGGAAGAAGATGCCGGCAAGAGCCTGCATGAAGAATTCAACGGCACCACCGGCATCGACCTGAACCGTGCCGGCACGCCACTGCTGGAGATCGTCTCCGAGCCGGACATGCGCAGCGCCAAGGAAGCCGTGGCTTACGTCAAGACCATCCACGCGCTGGTGCGTTACCTGGGTATCTGCGACGGCAACATGGCCGAAGGCTCGCTGCGTTGCGACTGCAACGTATCGGTGCGGCCAAAAGGCCAGGCCGAGTACGGCACTCGCTGCGAGATCAAGAACGTCAACTCGTTCCGTTTCATCGAGAAGGCGATCAACACCGAAGTGCGTCGCCAGATCGAATTGATCGAAGACGGCGGCAAGGTGATCCAGCAAACGCGCCTGTACGACCCGAACAAAGACGAAACCCGCGCCATGCGCAGCAAAGAGGAAGCCAACGACTACCGTTACTTCCCCGACCCGGACTTGTTGCCGGTGATCATTGAGGACTCGTTCCTTAATGACGTGCGTGCCACCCTGCCGGAACTGCCGCCGCAAAAACGCGAGCGCTTCCAGGCACAGTTCGGCCTGTCGGTCTACGATGCCAGCGTATTGGCCTCCAGCCGTGAACAAGCCAACTACTTCGAAAAAGTCGTGAGCATCGCCGGCGACGCCAAGCTGGCGGCCAACTGGGTAATGGTTGAGCTGGGCAGCCTGTTGAACAAACAGGGCCTGGAGATCGACGAAGCGCCGGTGACCGCCGAGCAGTTGGGCGGCATGCTGCTGCGCATCAAAGACAACACCATCTCCGGCAAAATCGCCAAGACCGTGTTTGAAGCGATGGCCGCAGGCGAAGGTAGCGCCGACGACATCATCGAGAAGCGTGGCCTCAAGCAAGTCACCGACAGCGGTGCTATTTCGGCTGTGCTCGATGAAATGCTCGCCGCCAATGCTGAGCAAGTTGAACAATACCGCGCGGCAGACGAAGCCAAACGCGGCAAGATGTTCGGCTTCTTTGTCGGCCAGGCGATGAAAGCCTCCAAAGGCAAAGCCAACCCGCAACAGGTGAACGAACTGCTCAAAAGCAAGCTCGAAGGCTGA
- a CDS encoding septal ring lytic transglycosylase RlpA family protein, translated as MKRLLGLLALFSLLAGCASGLIDPNGYDETGTASYYGAKHHGNRTASGELFNQNALTAAHRRLPFGTRVKVTNLDNNRSVVLRINDRGPHTRGRLIDVSRKAAEQLGMLGSGTARVRVQALSN; from the coding sequence ATGAAGCGTCTACTCGGCCTCCTGGCCCTGTTCTCTCTACTGGCCGGTTGCGCCAGCGGCCTCATCGACCCCAACGGCTACGACGAAACCGGCACCGCCTCCTATTACGGCGCCAAGCACCATGGCAATAGAACCGCCAGCGGTGAACTCTTCAACCAGAACGCCCTGACCGCCGCCCATCGGCGCTTGCCCTTCGGCACACGGGTCAAGGTGACCAATCTCGACAACAACCGATCTGTAGTGCTGCGCATCAATGATCGCGGCCCGCACACCCGTGGCCGTCTGATCGATGTTTCGCGCAAAGCGGCTGAGCAACTCGGTATGCTGGGCAGCGGCACCGCACGGGTTCGCGTGCAAGCGCTGAGCAACTGA
- a CDS encoding calcium/sodium antiporter has product MVSGLLLLILGAEILVRAAVRLAASLKVRPLIIGLSIVAFGSSAPQMTVSLQATLAGNTDIAVGSVIGSSIFNILVTLGLSALIIPLRVSRQLVRLDIPVMICAALLVFTLSVNEELTPFDGLVLLAALVAYLGVLHYQTRHSRRPRTLDTVARAPWLSSVLLMLGGLLILVLAGHLLLGAAVDVASDLGLSERIVGLTLIGVGTSLPCLATSLIAALRGEREIAVGNVIGSSLFNLLGVLGFTALVAPSPLSVSPNALDFDLPVMLGVVVLCLPVFYTGYRVTRAEGLVLLGLYLVYALHVVSFTFGMPLATRLEKLMLYYVLPALVAFLLLSTLRAWRRQHKREAQ; this is encoded by the coding sequence TTGGTCAGCGGCCTGCTGCTGCTGATTCTTGGCGCGGAAATCCTGGTGCGCGCCGCCGTGCGCCTGGCGGCCAGCCTCAAGGTGCGGCCGCTGATCATCGGCTTGAGCATCGTCGCCTTCGGCAGCAGCGCGCCGCAGATGACCGTCAGCCTGCAAGCCACCCTCGCCGGCAACACCGACATCGCCGTGGGCAGCGTGATCGGCAGCAGCATTTTCAACATCCTCGTCACCCTAGGCCTGTCTGCGTTGATCATCCCGCTGCGGGTATCGCGACAGCTGGTGCGCCTGGACATCCCGGTGATGATTTGCGCCGCGCTGCTGGTGTTTACCCTCTCGGTCAATGAAGAGCTGACGCCCTTTGACGGGCTGGTACTGCTCGCGGCGCTGGTGGCCTACCTGGGTGTGTTGCATTACCAGACCCGCCATTCCCGGCGCCCGCGCACGCTGGACACCGTGGCCAGGGCGCCGTGGTTGAGCAGCGTGTTGCTGATGCTCGGCGGGCTACTGATTCTGGTGCTGGCCGGGCACTTGCTGCTGGGCGCGGCGGTGGACGTGGCAAGTGACCTGGGCCTGTCCGAGCGCATCGTTGGCCTGACCTTGATCGGCGTCGGCACTTCGTTGCCGTGCCTGGCCACTTCGTTGATTGCCGCCCTGCGCGGCGAGCGCGAGATTGCCGTGGGCAATGTGATCGGCAGTAGCCTGTTCAACCTGCTCGGCGTACTGGGGTTTACCGCGCTGGTGGCGCCGTCACCGCTGTCGGTATCGCCCAACGCCCTCGATTTCGACTTGCCGGTGATGCTCGGCGTGGTGGTGCTGTGCCTGCCGGTGTTCTACACAGGTTATCGAGTCACCCGCGCCGAAGGCCTGGTATTGCTGGGCCTGTACCTGGTGTACGCCCTGCATGTGGTGTCGTTCACGTTCGGCATGCCCCTGGCCACCCGGCTGGAAAAACTGATGCTGTATTACGTCCTGCCGGCGCTGGTGGCGTTTCTGCTACTTAGCACGCTGCGAGCCTGGCGCCGCCAACACAAGAGGGAAGCGCAATGA
- a CDS encoding AEC family transporter gives MLAIFLTTLTITAPVFAMLFLGVLLKRINWINDNFIHVASSLVFNVTMPALLFLGILHADLHSALKPGLLIYFAVATLLSFALAWGWAIFRCPREDRGIYAQGAFRGNNGVIGLALAASMYGDYGISLGAILAALVILFYNTLSTIVLAVYSPVIKSDPWSIFKSVIANPLIISVIVAAPFAIFKLGLPGWLESSGQYLADMTLPLALICIGGTLSLAALRKSGSMALSASLVKMIGLPVFATLGAWLLGFRGPELGILFLYFGAPTAAASFVMARAAEGNHELAAAIIVITTLMAAVTTNIGIFVLQAGGWI, from the coding sequence ATGCTGGCTATCTTCCTCACCACCCTGACCATCACCGCGCCGGTGTTTGCCATGCTGTTTCTGGGGGTGCTGCTCAAGCGCATCAACTGGATCAACGACAACTTCATCCACGTTGCGTCGTCCCTGGTGTTCAACGTCACCATGCCGGCGCTGCTGTTTCTCGGCATCCTCCACGCCGACCTGCATTCGGCGCTCAAGCCCGGTTTGCTGATCTACTTTGCCGTCGCCACGCTGCTGAGCTTTGCCCTGGCCTGGGGCTGGGCGATCTTTCGCTGCCCGCGTGAAGATCGTGGCATCTATGCCCAAGGTGCGTTTCGCGGCAACAACGGGGTGATCGGCCTGGCGCTGGCGGCCAGCATGTACGGCGACTACGGCATCTCCCTTGGCGCCATCCTCGCGGCGCTGGTGATTCTGTTTTACAACACGCTGTCGACCATTGTGCTGGCGGTGTACAGCCCGGTGATCAAGTCCGACCCGTGGAGTATCTTCAAAAGCGTGATAGCCAACCCGCTGATCATCAGTGTGATCGTCGCCGCGCCATTCGCGATCTTCAAGCTCGGTTTGCCGGGGTGGCTGGAGTCGTCCGGGCAGTACCTGGCGGACATGACCCTGCCGCTGGCACTGATCTGCATTGGCGGCACCTTGTCATTGGCAGCCTTGCGCAAAAGCGGCAGCATGGCCTTGAGTGCCAGCCTGGTGAAGATGATTGGGTTACCGGTATTCGCGACGCTGGGCGCGTGGCTGCTGGGCTTTCGCGGGCCTGAATTGGGGATTTTGTTTTTGTATTTCGGCGCGCCGACGGCGGCCGCGAGTTTTGTCATGGCCAGGGCGGCCGAGGGCAACCATGAATTGGCGGCGGCGATTATTGTGATCACCACGTTGATGGCGGCGGTGACCACCAATATCGGGATTTTTGTGTTGCAGGCGGGTGGTTGGATCTAA
- a CDS encoding carboxymuconolactone decarboxylase family protein, whose amino-acid sequence MTDQKKPGVEMRRQVMGDVFVDRALGNATEFTQPLQDFVNEHAWGSVWNREGLPLKTRSLITLAALTALKCPQELKGHVRGALNNGCTVEEIREALLHCAVYAGVPAAIDAFRAAQEVIEAYQADKQ is encoded by the coding sequence ATGACCGATCAGAAAAAGCCCGGGGTTGAGATGCGTCGCCAGGTGATGGGCGACGTGTTCGTCGATCGCGCCCTGGGCAACGCCACCGAGTTCACCCAGCCGCTGCAGGATTTTGTCAACGAACATGCCTGGGGCAGCGTGTGGAATCGCGAGGGTCTGCCCTTGAAGACCCGCAGCCTGATCACCCTGGCCGCCCTGACTGCACTCAAGTGCCCGCAGGAACTCAAGGGCCACGTGCGCGGCGCGCTGAATAATGGCTGCACGGTGGAAGAGATTCGCGAAGCGCTGCTGCATTGCGCGGTGTACGCCGGTGTACCGGCGGCGATTGATGCGTTCAGGGCGGCGCAGGAAGTGATTGAGGCGTATCAGGCAGATAAGCAGTGA